The Hymenobacter sp. GOD-10R genome includes a window with the following:
- a CDS encoding DUF1015 domain-containing protein: protein MAEIRPVRGWRYNPELSASIDAYVSPLFDVVSPKQRAALYGNPLNSIHVSVPQGEDPAGAALRRLTEWQKAGVLLQDPLPGLYVYYQYFRLPGSTRAYCRKGFMCHIRAYAWDEQVVLRHENTLPVSVNDRAELLARTQMQSSATHGLYRDDTFELERYMDEAAQDPLYQTEEDYQGARDVLAVIQDSKVIRRFQELLAEKQVILADGHHRYEASLAYRQARQAADSKATGHEPWNYHLMYLTNAAADDLRILPTHRLLLELPGHLTDEAFLKRLGEFFLVQGQDDAYALPEVIAGKRWSFGLYLGGQAYKIRLRPEVHAQLSWETTVQVKELDLTVLHYFVLERVLGIVGPEAQRNWPGVAYVRSFSECLAQVDRGEARAAFITNEVTMDEVELVCHSGAVMPPKSTFFYPKTIVGFLFTSIRDEEADNPFLQCV, encoded by the coding sequence GTGGCTGAAATTCGACCTGTGCGCGGCTGGCGCTATAACCCTGAGCTGAGCGCTTCTATTGACGCGTACGTTTCCCCGCTGTTTGACGTGGTATCACCAAAGCAGCGGGCGGCGCTTTATGGCAACCCCCTGAACAGCATTCACGTCTCGGTGCCACAGGGGGAAGACCCGGCCGGTGCCGCGTTGCGGCGCCTCACGGAGTGGCAGAAAGCCGGCGTGCTGCTGCAAGATCCGCTGCCGGGCTTGTACGTGTATTACCAGTATTTTCGGTTGCCTGGTAGCACGCGGGCATACTGTCGCAAAGGCTTTATGTGTCATATCCGCGCCTATGCCTGGGACGAGCAGGTAGTGCTACGCCACGAAAATACGCTGCCCGTCTCGGTCAACGACCGCGCGGAGCTGCTGGCCCGCACGCAGATGCAAAGCAGCGCCACCCACGGCCTGTACCGCGATGATACCTTTGAGCTAGAGCGCTATATGGACGAGGCTGCGCAAGATCCCCTCTATCAGACGGAGGAAGATTACCAAGGCGCCCGCGACGTATTAGCCGTTATCCAAGACAGTAAGGTGATCCGCAGATTTCAAGAATTACTCGCCGAAAAGCAGGTAATTCTGGCCGACGGGCACCACCGTTACGAAGCATCGTTGGCATACCGACAAGCTAGGCAAGCAGCTGATTCAAAAGCTACTGGCCACGAGCCATGGAATTATCACTTGATGTACCTGACTAATGCTGCCGCCGACGATCTGCGCATTCTGCCGACGCACCGCTTGTTGTTGGAGCTGCCCGGCCACCTCACCGATGAAGCTTTCTTGAAGCGTCTTGGTGAGTTCTTCCTGGTGCAGGGGCAAGACGATGCGTATGCCTTGCCCGAGGTTATTGCGGGAAAACGCTGGTCCTTTGGCTTGTACCTAGGTGGGCAAGCCTACAAAATACGCCTGCGGCCCGAGGTACACGCCCAACTCAGCTGGGAAACCACGGTTCAGGTCAAAGAGCTAGATCTTACCGTGCTCCACTACTTTGTGCTGGAACGGGTGCTAGGCATCGTTGGTCCAGAAGCACAACGCAACTGGCCTGGTGTAGCTTACGTGCGTAGCTTTTCAGAGTGCCTGGCGCAAGTAGACCGCGGAGAGGCGCGCGCGGCATTCATTACCAACGAAGTGACCATGGACGAGGTGGAGCTAGTATGCCACTCCGGTGCCGTAATGCCCCCCAAGTCCACGTTCTTTTATCCGAAAACTATCGTTGGCTT
- the pdxH gene encoding pyridoxamine 5'-phosphate oxidase — MTNDQQLADLRKTYAQRTLTESEVAPNAVQQFRTWLDEALAAHLDEPTAMTLATVGADGQPSTRVVLLKGLPEDAGFLFYTNYNSRKGQELAHDALAALNFFWPGLERQVRVEGKVEKAPATTSDAYFQSRPRGSQLGAWASPQSQVIGSREELETREKEVEAQFSGQDLLPRPPHWGGYILRPTRIEFWQGRPSRLHDRILYEKDGEGWRRSRLAP, encoded by the coding sequence ATGACCAACGACCAACAATTAGCTGATTTGCGCAAAACATACGCGCAGCGGACGCTCACCGAAAGCGAAGTGGCGCCGAATGCCGTTCAACAGTTTCGTACCTGGCTCGACGAGGCCCTAGCAGCCCACCTCGACGAACCTACGGCCATGACCCTAGCCACGGTTGGGGCTGATGGCCAACCTTCTACCCGCGTAGTACTCCTCAAAGGCTTACCCGAGGACGCTGGTTTCCTATTTTACACCAACTATAATAGCCGCAAAGGCCAGGAGCTAGCCCATGATGCGCTGGCTGCACTCAACTTCTTCTGGCCAGGCCTGGAGCGGCAGGTGCGAGTGGAAGGAAAAGTGGAAAAAGCGCCTGCTACTACGTCCGACGCATATTTTCAAAGCCGCCCGCGCGGCAGTCAGTTGGGGGCTTGGGCTTCGCCGCAGAGCCAGGTAATTGGCAGCCGCGAGGAGCTAGAAACGCGTGAAAAAGAAGTAGAAGCTCAATTTTCCGGACAAGACCTACTGCCGCGTCCGCCGCACTGGGGCGGCTACATTCTGCGCCCTACACGCATCGAGTTTTGGCAAGGCCGCCCGAGCCGCCTGCACGACCGAATTTTATACGAGAAAGATGGGGAAGGCTGGCGTCGTAGCCGCCTAGCACCGTGA
- a CDS encoding YqgE/AlgH family protein — translation MKSGSLLISQPFLGDPNFERTVILLCQHSEEEGSFGLVLNRQTNLQLGDVLELPYGDASPAAHLPLGLGGPVQPDTLHYLHRRADITDAVAIGQDVYWGGDFQVLLGLLLSGELAADDVRLYVGYSGWTAGQLTDEVGENVWIVHPNAAGKVFTLDNDAFWQSILREKGGRYRVLSNYPVDPRLN, via the coding sequence ATGAAATCAGGCAGCCTCCTTATATCACAGCCCTTTCTGGGCGACCCCAATTTTGAGCGCACTGTCATCTTGTTGTGCCAGCATTCCGAAGAAGAAGGTTCCTTCGGCCTAGTGCTCAATCGTCAGACGAACCTCCAGCTTGGCGACGTACTGGAGTTGCCCTACGGGGATGCTTCGCCCGCCGCTCATCTGCCCCTAGGCCTCGGCGGACCCGTGCAGCCCGACACCCTACACTATTTGCACCGACGTGCCGATATCACTGATGCCGTGGCCATTGGACAAGATGTATATTGGGGCGGCGACTTCCAAGTGCTGCTGGGCTTGCTGCTCAGCGGCGAGCTAGCCGCCGATGATGTGCGCTTGTACGTAGGTTATTCGGGCTGGACAGCCGGGCAGCTCACTGACGAGGTAGGGGAAAATGTTTGGATTGTGCACCCCAATGCTGCGGGGAAAGTATTTACTTTGGATAATGATGCCTTCTGGCAATCCATCCTACGCGAAAAAGGCGGCCGCTACCGTGTTTTGTCCAACTACCCCGTGGACCCACGCCTGAACTAA
- a CDS encoding DUF349 domain-containing protein: MVPENENTAPNHSDPASESPMSILERRLAEINSKQDPAAAAPAPPDQEPTPANVPAETTAAAPATAPEDITERPAQGAPAPVGQPADAGTAEVHAEPSNAVVGEEPAAISAPAPSEPLARAEDHYGAQNPGVVSAHVEEGTPITPEPEALTADANAVTEAQPAATPEPEALTGVAGEDTPATAPDAPATTTLPAYALASAEDIENAPVDLAALPTSDNEGAAEAAAELQHATGTPEEEDDYVPETAAPDFAKLDLDAQGDYLLGLLRRPDARQNRKQIFDLNRQYEQAVGNERNAARQRSTTEGDDAEGSTFQNPKGYQEVTKALQDFRESRARDAKAEDEQRARNLAHKQHLLSQLRLLVESSETKDSSARIKALQNDWKVTGPVPQKEAQELWNSYHALLDIYYNNRGLFFEMKELDRRRNLEAKEALIQRAEALSQQNSINKALQELRQLHEEWKHVGPVPNEQREPIWNRFLQASEKVHNRKKEFVDVRSAQENANLARKSALLEQIKPFADFHTERVNEWRSKTDELQKLKEEWDAAGLVPRDKAEQMNKQFWSAYKGFFQHKNQFFKALDEEKNANLKRKLELCEQAEAALQNPNWEEGREIVIRLQKEWKLIGRVPEKQSDKVWNRFRTACDSFFDRKNQEAKQREQQAQQVSTEQAAHLDRLSDAISVLNTDNPGTLEGFRQHVADWRAFESAAAAPRGAAERAEDKFQTLMGKYLDAVPGLPYAERNDLLFQLQVERLKASPDSQQQLYKKEQGLRREINELENDISTLQTNLDFFARSKNADQLRAEYQGRIDEAKTRIEGLKKQLKVVRS, from the coding sequence ATGGTACCTGAAAACGAAAACACTGCACCCAATCACTCCGATCCCGCCTCGGAGTCGCCGATGAGCATTCTGGAGCGTCGCCTTGCTGAGATCAACTCCAAGCAAGACCCGGCGGCCGCTGCACCAGCACCGCCCGATCAGGAGCCTACGCCAGCCAATGTACCGGCCGAAACAACGGCTGCGGCTCCTGCTACCGCTCCCGAAGATATCACGGAACGCCCTGCCCAAGGTGCCCCGGCTCCCGTTGGTCAGCCAGCCGATGCTGGTACTGCTGAAGTACATGCGGAGCCTTCCAATGCTGTTGTAGGCGAGGAGCCGGCCGCTATCAGCGCGCCTGCGCCTTCCGAGCCCCTGGCCCGCGCCGAAGACCACTATGGAGCGCAAAACCCTGGGGTAGTAAGTGCCCACGTTGAAGAAGGTACTCCCATTACACCGGAGCCCGAAGCCCTGACAGCCGACGCAAACGCGGTGACAGAGGCGCAACCAGCTGCAACGCCTGAGCCAGAAGCCCTCACGGGCGTCGCGGGTGAGGATACGCCAGCTACCGCTCCTGACGCACCAGCCACTACCACATTGCCGGCCTACGCATTAGCGTCAGCCGAAGACATCGAAAACGCGCCGGTCGACCTAGCTGCCTTGCCAACCTCCGACAATGAGGGCGCTGCCGAGGCGGCTGCGGAGTTGCAACACGCAACAGGAACCCCCGAAGAGGAGGATGATTATGTCCCCGAGACGGCTGCTCCTGACTTTGCCAAGCTAGACCTAGATGCCCAAGGCGATTACCTCCTTGGCCTGCTCCGTCGCCCTGATGCTCGCCAGAACCGTAAGCAGATTTTTGACCTAAATCGGCAATATGAGCAAGCTGTCGGCAATGAGCGCAATGCCGCTCGGCAGCGCTCCACGACCGAAGGCGACGACGCTGAAGGATCTACTTTCCAGAACCCGAAAGGCTACCAGGAAGTAACGAAAGCCCTGCAAGACTTCCGGGAAAGCCGTGCCCGCGACGCAAAGGCAGAGGACGAGCAGCGTGCTCGTAACCTAGCCCACAAGCAGCACTTGCTTTCGCAGCTTCGGCTGCTGGTAGAGTCGTCGGAGACCAAGGATAGTTCGGCGCGCATAAAGGCGTTGCAGAACGATTGGAAAGTAACGGGACCCGTACCGCAGAAAGAAGCACAGGAGCTGTGGAATAGCTACCACGCCTTGCTCGATATCTATTACAACAACCGTGGTCTGTTCTTCGAAATGAAGGAGCTAGACCGCCGCCGCAACCTCGAAGCCAAAGAGGCGCTAATCCAGCGTGCAGAGGCGTTGAGTCAGCAAAATAGCATCAACAAAGCGTTGCAGGAGCTACGGCAGCTGCACGAGGAGTGGAAACACGTTGGCCCCGTGCCCAATGAGCAGCGAGAGCCTATCTGGAACCGCTTCTTACAGGCGTCGGAGAAGGTACACAACCGCAAGAAAGAGTTTGTAGATGTGCGCTCGGCGCAGGAAAACGCTAACCTAGCTCGTAAGTCAGCTTTGCTGGAGCAGATTAAGCCTTTCGCCGACTTCCACACGGAGCGCGTAAATGAATGGCGTTCCAAAACCGATGAGTTGCAAAAACTCAAAGAGGAGTGGGATGCAGCTGGCTTAGTACCTCGCGACAAAGCTGAGCAGATGAACAAACAGTTCTGGTCGGCTTACAAAGGCTTCTTCCAGCACAAAAATCAGTTCTTCAAAGCGCTAGATGAGGAGAAGAACGCCAACTTAAAGCGCAAGCTAGAGTTGTGTGAGCAAGCCGAAGCGGCGCTGCAAAATCCAAACTGGGAAGAAGGCCGTGAAATTGTTATTCGCCTGCAAAAGGAGTGGAAGCTGATTGGTCGAGTACCCGAAAAGCAATCTGATAAAGTATGGAACCGCTTCCGTACAGCCTGCGATTCCTTCTTCGATCGGAAGAACCAAGAGGCCAAGCAGCGGGAGCAGCAAGCGCAGCAAGTTTCGACGGAGCAAGCTGCTCACCTCGACCGTCTGTCGGATGCGATTTCTGTGCTTAATACCGATAACCCCGGTACGTTGGAAGGCTTCCGTCAGCACGTAGCTGACTGGCGTGCCTTCGAGAGTGCCGCTGCCGCGCCCCGTGGTGCTGCTGAACGAGCAGAGGACAAATTCCAGACTCTGATGGGTAAGTACTTGGATGCTGTTCCTGGTCTGCCCTACGCCGAGCGCAACGACTTGCTATTCCAGCTACAAGTAGAGCGCCTGAAAGCTAGCCCCGATTCGCAGCAGCAGCTGTATAAAAAGGAGCAAGGATTGCGTCGTGAGATCAACGAGCTAGAGAATGACATTTCTACCCTGCAAACTAACCTTGACTTCTTTGCTCGGTCGAAAAATGCTGATCAGCTCCGCGCTGAGTACCAAGGCCGGATTGACGAAGCGAAGACACGTATCGAAGGATTGAAAAAGCAACTAAAGGTGGTTCGCAGCTAA
- a CDS encoding sigma-70 family RNA polymerase sigma factor has translation MSDSTVLPTQPNEAPTTPVDSEMLIRLAFESDPRAGCELLYRHYYQALCSHAIRFVYSKSIAEDLVSDILCQFYGKGTYKDIVTSYRAFLYQSVRNRAYNYLRLEANRAVELDPVYERNLEATSQQPDSILEYEELCREVEAVIQSLPAKCRNIYLMHRFDEKKYTQIAEELQLSARTVEAQIRKASQLVKKALIKYWVLMAVLLLQG, from the coding sequence GTGTCTGATTCAACTGTATTGCCTACCCAACCTAACGAAGCGCCAACTACTCCTGTCGACAGTGAGATGCTAATTCGACTCGCGTTCGAGTCGGACCCTAGGGCGGGTTGCGAGTTGCTTTATCGGCACTATTACCAGGCTTTGTGCAGCCATGCCATTCGCTTTGTGTACTCCAAGTCTATTGCGGAGGATCTGGTTTCCGACATACTCTGCCAGTTTTATGGGAAGGGCACCTATAAGGATATCGTCACTTCGTACCGGGCTTTTCTTTACCAGAGTGTTCGTAACAGAGCGTATAATTACCTGCGGCTGGAAGCGAATCGGGCCGTGGAACTTGACCCGGTATACGAGAGAAACTTAGAAGCCACCAGTCAGCAGCCAGACTCCATTCTGGAATATGAGGAATTGTGCCGGGAGGTCGAGGCAGTTATTCAGTCTTTGCCGGCCAAATGCCGCAATATCTACCTGATGCACCGCTTCGACGAGAAGAAGTACACACAAATTGCCGAGGAACTTCAGCTTTCCGCCAGAACCGTAGAGGCGCAAATCAGGAAAGCTAGCCAATTAGTAAAAAAGGCACTAATCAAATACTGGGTATTAATGGCCGTGTTGCTTCTCCAGGGTTGA
- a CDS encoding FecR family protein — translation MIENWVKEGPEQAEFFYACLHEWETAHPQFKADTETAIAKFNEMVLAPADYQETLGVGQNPSQSGAWQRWLIAASVLFASILGSWLLREPILQKSYRTGSAETSTILLADGSKVVLNANSLLQVPRFGFGKTSRQVHLKGEARFSVVHTPDDKTFVVSTDPTFQVEVLGTEFNLSARRGSAKVVLQKGKVKVRYREKPDQAMTSLTMAPGDFVSVNEKQKVLRVKRVPHPENYSAWQDSRFVFDQTSLAEIKEILEDNYDLVVSLKGIDVSKVTVSGSFKAKNANELLQALSEVLNISVLRQDNQVMLINRN, via the coding sequence ATGATCGAGAACTGGGTGAAGGAGGGGCCGGAGCAAGCAGAATTCTTCTACGCCTGTCTGCATGAGTGGGAAACAGCGCATCCCCAGTTCAAGGCAGACACCGAAACAGCTATTGCTAAGTTCAATGAGATGGTACTGGCTCCGGCCGATTATCAGGAGACGCTAGGGGTAGGACAAAATCCGTCGCAGTCTGGCGCCTGGCAGCGCTGGCTGATTGCCGCGTCGGTCTTGTTTGCCAGCATACTCGGCTCGTGGTTGTTGCGTGAGCCGATTTTGCAGAAAAGCTACCGCACTGGCAGCGCGGAAACTAGCACTATCCTGCTGGCGGATGGTAGCAAGGTTGTACTTAATGCCAACTCGCTGTTGCAGGTGCCGCGTTTTGGCTTTGGGAAAACCAGCCGCCAGGTGCACCTGAAGGGAGAAGCCCGGTTTTCGGTGGTGCATACGCCCGATGATAAAACGTTCGTGGTTTCAACCGACCCCACCTTTCAAGTGGAGGTTCTAGGAACGGAGTTCAACCTTTCTGCCCGCCGAGGCTCGGCCAAAGTAGTGCTGCAAAAAGGCAAGGTAAAAGTGCGATACCGCGAAAAACCAGACCAAGCAATGACGTCACTGACCATGGCGCCGGGCGATTTTGTTTCGGTGAATGAGAAGCAGAAGGTCCTGAGGGTGAAGCGGGTGCCACATCCTGAAAATTACTCGGCCTGGCAGGATAGCCGCTTTGTTTTCGACCAGACCTCTTTGGCGGAGATAAAGGAGATACTTGAGGATAATTATGATTTAGTGGTCAGCCTGAAGGGGATAGATGTATCGAAAGTGACAGTATCGGGCTCCTTCAAGGCCAAGAATGCAAATGAGTTATTACAAGCTCTTTCCGAAGTGCTCAATATCAGTGTACTACGGCAAGACAATCAGGTGATGTTGATCAACAGAAATTAA